cggtttttttttttaagcgatcATTAATTACAGGTTGAACAATTTTCATGCAGAATATCAATACATGGAATTTGATTTCAGTCATCATTCATTTTATTACTTCATTTGTTCGTTGTTTCATTATgtattaatcatttatttatctaactgTCTATCCATGaattcagacagatagacagatagatgaaatgaaataaaggccAAAGGCCGGATTTTGATTAAAACATAATCAGCATCTGTCTGCCTATTCCCCCTTTTCTCGTAacgtgtgtgagtctctgtctgtctgtctgtctgtctgtctctctttcacacacacacacacacacgcacactcccacacacacacatgtacgcgcgcgcgtacacacacacacacacacacacatacgcacgtacgcacgcacgcacacacacacacagaatctctgtctttctgtgccttgactcactctctccctctgtctctatctatccatctatctatatatctatctatctatctgtctatctgtctctagtctgtctgtctgtttatctgtttatccatctatccttctatctatccacccgaacatatccatctatctgtctgaatGCACGCAAAATTTCCACCAGCAGGGTAAAAATTAGAGAGGGGGTAGTAGGCGACCTTAATACCTTGATTAAGCACCGGCCGCTCTCGCTTCTTGAGACACGGCAAGCGGACTGAAAGCAAACAGACGACAATAGAGGGAGGTAACTGCCACGACGAGTTGTCTCACACTGCCAGGTCACGAGCTGTTGGTATTTTTAACTTTCGGGGTTCGGGGTACACACAGCGAtacctccccctttctttttaacctatctgccccccccccccctcccacacacactccaccctacccacccctttctcccccccccactccacgccTCGTACCATCCGTACAGAAAATTAATGGGCAAGCACGTGAGGTTTGGTTATCTTCggttgactgagagagagagagagagagagagagagagagagagagagagagagagagaagtttcagtttcagtagctcaaggaggcgtcactgcgttccatatacgctacaccacatctgccaagcagatgcctgaccagcagcgtaacccaacgcgcttagtcaggccttgagaaagagagagagatatgagggacagagggagagagagggagaaatgagggacagagagagagagagagagatgacggacagagagagagagagaggagggagagagatggggggagggagagagagagagggagggatgagggacagagagagagaaagagagagagagggagagagagagaggggggagggacagaaagagagatagagagagagggagagatgaggaacagagagagagagagagaggagggatagagagaaagagagagagagagggagagagaggtagatgaagagaaagagagagagaggggaggggcagagagagagagagacccggggtgagaatacatatatatatgtgtgtgtgtgtgtgtgtgtgtgtgtgtgtgtggagagagagagagaggggggggagggaaagagagaaagagaccagaggtgggggccgggggcggggggggggtggggggggggggggaagagggagaaagtgagcgatagatagacagagacagacagtcagacagacagacacacagagacagagatagataaagacagagacagacaggagacagataattatatttgttttctcgttcgctgtgtctgtttgcttgttcgtctgtctgtctgtcagagcacacacacacacacacacacacacacacacacacacacacacacacacacacacacacacacacacacacacagaatgagacagacaagcaaaaagactaacacacagaaagggagagggaagggagagagaggtgggagaaagagaggaagagagagacagacagagagagaggttggggaaagagaggaagagagagagacagagagagagagaggagaaagagagagagagaggggtcagcgGAAATCGGAACGTAGCAAGTTGGCAAGGGACAATCTTGCAGGGGTAGACTGCGTTTACAAGTGGTTTATGATTGCCAACAAGAAGCGCTTGGCTACCCCGTATAGGCTACTGTAATTTATGGGGTGTACCCCTCCACCCAACTCTACTATGGCACGATTCGTTAAAAGATATAAatcttgggtgtttgttttttttctccgttttttGTTCGCATATGAATCACATGGCAATGTATGAGTGTTGCGGAACGTGTGGACACAAAGGCGCGTGGTAGTgcccctttgtctgtctttctgtctgtctctctgtctgtctgtcttgtctgtctctctgtctgtcttcctgtctgtctctccttatgtCTCCCGAGTATGCGCGCGcccacacaagcaacaacaacaacaacaacaaaataacgaaaatcaacaacaaagcaaacaaccgCAAAGGCGCGCGcgaccccgcacacacacacacacacacacacacacacacacacacacacacacacacacacacacacacacatctcattcaatacacaccacaatctctttagactttttcttataataatctacctttcctctgatacataacatgaacactttttttttacactaatattcatatgcactccctttcctttatccactacttgactcctttccgtctaaaaacacttatagtgaatagacattaaactgaagataacacacacacacacacacacacacacacacacacacgcacatgcatagggcgcacaaacgctcacacacacacacacacacacacacacacacacacagctataaaAGCTAGCAAGCtagccagatagatagacagactgatagataagcaaatgaacaaagaaacaaacaaacgaatgaataaatgcatgagAGAATgagcaaatagataaatgaatgaatgagtaagtaAAATAATTGATTTTCAAAAATCGGAAACAAATAGCTGATAGAATAATAATTTAGTAGATAAACGAATAGACCAACgagtgaacaaacaaataaatgaatgaatgaatgaacgaactaaTAAACAGTCATCAAAATTTCAACAACCGAACGCCACTGGCACATTCACTGTCAATGCAACTGACAGCTCCCAGACTACTGCCAGCCAGCCAGTCTGATCAGATGTATACCTGTAGATCGATAACCGAAGCCCTGCATGGATTACCACAAAACAGGTTATGGACCAATACCCAGAGCTTTCGCATTTCCCGTGCATTGCTGTACGTGGGAGAAAAGCTACCTGCTTgacgagacagggagacagacagagacagacagagagacagacagagagagagagagagagagagagagaggtagcatgggatacagagagagagggggggggccagAGGCAGGGGATTAGAGAgtgtgacaggtagacagacacacagacagagacagaaacagacagacagagacagagggagacatacagtgagagagacaaagagtgaagggagagagagagagacggagacagagagacagatagaaagagacagagagatgggcagagagagagaaacagagagagacacagagagacagagaaattgccTGTCACACGGACCAGTGCCCCAAACAAGCGAgtcaacaaatagatagatagatagatagataaactaaATAGTAATGGAACAAAAATAGTTGATAATGACTGACTaactagatagataaataaacagacaaaaagataaatgaataaataaatgaaagccaTGCTTCAACGCATCAGATATGaaagaagaacacagacacacacacacacacacacacacacacacacacacacacacacacacacacacggacacacacacggacacagacacacacagacacacacagacacacaggcacatagacacacagacacagacacacacatacacggacacacacacacacacacacacacacacacacacacacacacacacacacacacactactctcccTACTCTCCAACCGCCTGCTCTCTCCAATCCAATCCACAGCAAAGTTCTCCGTAGTTCTTTGGTTTCCCGAAAGAGATACGAATCGTTCCCATCGCTCGTACAGCCTTCTACGGCATGACGTACCCAAGTTGcctaggcagcagcagcagcagcagcagccttcgTTGTGTTGGTTTCCATCAGCTCTCTCCACTGGTTGTGGCCACCCGTCCAGTGTTTACCCCCATAGCTACCCGGGGTAGATAGCAGTATAGAACAAAATGGCGGAGAGCGTTTCTGCCAGACGAGTGGTTTCtgctgtttgttgtattttgcttACTCTCATCGAAGGTAACTggattttttggattttttttctctctctctgatgatctttttttttttttttttttttttaatttatctatgCGCCgtaaggttttttttaattaggtGGATAGGTAGTGTGTAATTGGGGAGGTTGGTTCGGTTATGGTTAatggttgaggtgtgtgtgtgtgtgtgtgtgtgtgtgtgtgtgtgtgtgtgtgtgtgtgtgtgtgtgtgtgtgtgtgtgtgtgtgtgtgtgtgtgtgtgcgtgtgcgtgtgtgtgtgtgtgtgtatgtgtgtgtgtgtgtgtgtgtgtgtgtgtgtgtgtgtgtgtgtgtgtgtgtgtgtgtgtgtgtgtgtgtgtgtgtgtgtgtgtgtgtgtgtgtgtgtgtgtgtttttcccgaATGAATTCGTTGTCTTTACTCCAGCAAGCTATATATCATTTCAGAAATGTGTAGAAATCAGTTGGTGAAAGAAACATACGAATGTATAAAACCttgaatgaatatatatgtatatattttatatatatatatatatatataattatatataattatatatatatatatagagagagagatagatagatagatagatagatagatagatttacatacacatatacatagatatatacatagatagacagacagacaaataaataaataaataaataaataaatacatatttttttaaaagataaataaatagataaatatcacTCGATTAATCAGTcgactcatccatccatccatctacccatccatccacccatataAAAGGCACGTTGCACCATAGACAGACATATCCTCTCACAACTGAGAATGGTTTGATTTGAGAAGCCTCTAGTCCATTACAAAAAGGGTGAACATTTATGATGTACAAGGGGCAAACTTTCTAAAATACTTAAttcctaatttaaaaaaaattgtcaacaCAGCTTTGTCGAAAGGCTAACGCTTTAAACACAAATACTGCTATTCTTTTCATCAAATAGTCATTCAGTTTTGACATTAAATATGTAGATCTGAGTACAGACGGTTGGCGATAGAATTGTTTTCAGTGAtcgttttaattttatttatttatttttttaatatataattttCATCCCTAGGGCAAAATATAGAAAGTGGATTTCAGTttcaatgcttgtgtgtgtgtgtgtgtgtgtgtgtgtgtttagtttaacgtcttttcactggtaagtgatattagacggggggaggggggggtcggttggggtggtggggtgcgggggagggggggagcgggggggggggggggagtagtacctgtgcgcgcgcgcgtgggggttggggggggggtggagagtggggtggtgggaagAGGTGAAGGGATGACTGATACAGGAGAAGAGACATTAAAAGTGACCAAACTAAATACTGGAAGAACTAAGAAAGAttggacttcttcttctactgcgttcgtgggctgcaactcccacgttcactcgtatggacacgagtgggcttttacgtgtatgaccgtttttacccaaccatgtaggccgccatattccgctttcgggggtgtgcatgctgggtatgttcttgtttccataacccaccgaacgctgacatggattacaggatctttaacgtgcgtatttgatcttctgcttgcatatacacacgaagggggttcaggcactagcaggtctgcacatatgttgacctgggagatcggaaaaatctccacccaccaggtgccgtcaccgtgattcgaacccgggaccctcagattgcaagtccaacgctttaaccattcggctattgcgcctgtcgaaaGATTGGACTAACTAAGAGTAAAGTATAACTATTTCAAAACATTCCTGTAACAGGATTAAGCATGatcattataacaaaaacataatcaatcaaaggtaAATACCAACTGGTCTTTGATATTCAAATATTCTGTGATTTGTCGGAGTaataaataattattcaaaatatctTCTAAGGACAAAGACGTGTTTAGTGGAAACTGATCACTGAGTATTTGAAAGACCAGCTTTTGTTCTGGGAAACTCGACAAGTATGTGATAGACATTTTCCGCATACACACTGTAAatttttgcaatattttgtacAAATAGCATTCAAACGAAATCGATAGATTAGACTTTCgactggtcttgactgggagacaaaATTAATTATACAAGTAAGCCTTGGGGTTGCTCGCTGTTACTGCCTTTATACAGTGACGGTAATATACTGGCAGTCGGAATCTTTTAACTTATTTGTAAGCCGATCACGGGAAACTTTTTCAATACACGTATAACACTCTTGTAGATTTaatgggatagtgtgtgtgtgtgtgtgtgtgtgtgtgtgtgtgtgtgtgtgtgtgtgtgtgtgtgtgtgtgtgtgtgtgtgtgtgtgtgtgtgtgtgtgtgtgtgtgtgtgtgtcaaagtcaaagtcaaaatgtttatttcaagatggtaattgaataatcaacgactgcttttttttacatcaagccatctgaaaaaagaaaagaaaaaagaaaagaaaaaaagaagtggggaAATACATAGAACAAAACCACAAAAGTACTAGAAATATAGTTACGTGCATACACGAATCGtgcgaaaagtgtgtgtgtgtgtgtgtgtgtgtgtgtgtgtgtgtgtgtgtgcgtgcgtgcgtgcgtgcgtgtgtgcgtgtgtgcgtgtgtgtgtgtgcgtgtgccaaaTGGACAACTGATTTAAAACTGCCCACACATTTCCACGTGTTCAGGAACCGCTGCAGGCGAGTATTGCTGGACGTCTGACGGTCTGGACTATTGTCACTACGGCTGCTGTGGGTCTTTGCCACAGTATTGCTGCAGCATCaagtgagtctgtgttgtgttgcgttgtgttgtgctatgttgtgctgttgtgttgttgttgtgttgtgttgtgttgtgttgttgttgtgttgcgctgtgctgtgctgtgttgtgttgtatttattgtgttgtgttgtgttgttgtgatgtgttgtgctgtgttgtactgtgctgtgttgtgttgtagttactgtattatgttatgttgtgttgtattgtggtgtatttattgtgttgtgttgtgttgtattgtggtgtatttattgtgttgtgttgtgtttattgtgttgtgttgtgtttattatattgtgttgttcttgtgctctgttgtgttgtgttgtgttgtcttgcattatgttgtgtttattgtattgtgtgttgtattgtatttgttgtattttgttatgttgtgctgtattgtgttgtgttgtattgttgtattgtattatgttgtattgtactgtattgagtgGCATtcaaatgtattgtattgtataatattgcgatgaattgtattgtgttgtgttgtattgattgtgttgcattactataagttgtattgtattgtgttgtattgtgtagagaacattgtattgaactgcaatgcattgcattacattgtattgcattgtattgtgttgtgttgtactgtattgtacttcactgtattgtactgcgtagaaaatattgtattatattataatgTGTTGAgtacattgtatcgtatcgtatcgtatcgtatcgtattgtaataatgataatggtatttatatagcgctgaatcttgtgcagagacaaatcaaagcgctttcgcataactctaaaactgtagaaactaaagacaaggaagaggcagggaagggaggctattttgggaagaggtgggttttaaggccagacttgaaagagctgagtgtggagacttgacgaagcgaaagaggaagttcattccaattgcaaggtccagagacagagaaagaacggcggccaacagtcgcgagagtttgaatctgggtatgcgtaaacagagtggatccgaagctgatcgtggtgagcgagatggagtgtagaggtaaaggcagccacagagatagtaaggggcagatttgtgaatacatttataacatagagtgatgatcttgtactttattctgtgtgagacagggagccagtagagatgttgcaaaagaggagtgatgtgctcagatcttttccttctgaggacgagtcgggcagcagagttttgtatgcgctgaagggactgaatggatgaagcaggcaaaccagacaatattaacatcacttctttcttttttttcttttcttctccattacaGCAAATACAGTTCAACAAACTTCCTGGAACCACACAGTTTGTGTCGTCTGTCAGCGCCGTCACAGGAATAATTTGCGCGCGCATTGCGAAAGATAGGGTCAAAGGTGAAAGCGGGTTGAGGGCAATGAGGTCAGAGCGAGGCTTTCCACGCTGGGCTGTCCTTGTGTGTGGAGATCGACCGGTATTCTCTGTTACTCAGCGAACCATATTGACTGGTATTGATTAGCTGCTACGTCGGAGTGGCTCGCCTAAGATTTTGCAGGGTGAAAATTTGTTGTAGAGTACACGTTATCCGAAGAtcgttaaatcacacacacacacacacacacacgcacacacacacacacacacacacacacacttcagaaaaagaagaaaaaaaaggcagcgcGAAAGGTGGACAACAACACACTCTGACCTGTGAATAAATAATGAAGGGGACTGTCATCGTGGCGAACAACCATTGGCTGTAACGCGTGACACGTGACATTAATGGCGCGCACAACTCAGGCACGACCACAGCCGTTGTCTCTTCTCCGACGTAACGCTTCAAGGAAGACAACCGCTCATCCCTCCACGTGCCCTTGAcctccatcccccaaccaccatccccaccaatcTAATCCCcacaacccatcccccccccccacccagccccccagtCACCTCAGTTCCTCCCTCTcgtatggagacacgaaaataaccagcatgcatgaaccacgacagaatcatcggcaagtcgatgttggtcgtgtaacgggaaaaaaaaaaaaaaaaaaaagaaaaagaagaagaagaaagaagattttTGTTATCTGCCCATTCTTAAATCTCTatccaacaacacaccaaaacatgcTGCGATGTCTTGTTTCAACGAAGTAACCCAACCGTTGTATTGATTTAATCGTTTACGCAACCGCTCGTCAGttatcgatttaaaaaaaaagaatatatatatatgtattcttttTCCAACACTGCGGATCAGATCGAAgagaacaaaacacaacacagcaaagttaagtatatatatatatatatatatatatatatatatatatatatttgtcaggtcaggtctctacctgccacaggtaccatgtaaccctgtgctacctgtcacatgtgggcagatggagctcgacagcctgggaaggcagtccatctaagacaaggaaaagtctgaagtaaaacccatgaagtgctaaggaatgcaggacagtctcgacatgcattgaccctgggtccatggccatgtcccgactttcagtagccgcgcccccgtgcctccgaggaaggtttttgagccagaggctaggacaaggacagactgatataaaacctacgacctgaggacctcactgtcaccgtcccagcttgctaggctatggcagatgaaccacgggtgtaaagggtggggccagtactgcgcacactgcactccacctaaaaattccattgcgcaggcttgaaggacacgtccacgtccgcgccaccaactattccatatatatatatatatatatatatatatatatatatatatatatatatatatatacatgatacaaCACGgggtttttttcgattttttttttctttttctttctttttttcttgacggggaaggagagggagatacTGAGTGGGGTGAAGGTGAGCAGAATGATCCCCTTCGATAATGGAACAATTacatttgcagaaaaaaaaagggggggggggggaggggagtgtggcgCAGCACTGTGGCGATAGACACGCACTCCCTTGGGAGCGCCCAGCCCGAATTTCCATAAAGAGAAGTCtgttgtaaaaataaaaaaaattaaaaacttaaAAAAGGCACTGTAATACAATtgaatacaacacattacaatacaacggtAGTTTCACATGTTACATACAACTAACAGGGTTCACCACAGCAGCAGTCTGGTTCATTGTATATTCActggttgtattgtatttggCATTGCTCGCCAACAATCgagagcgtgtatgtatgtatgtgtgtgtgtgtgtgtgtgtgtgtgtgtgtgtgtgtgtgtgtgttgaatggctgtgtgcatgtgtgtaatgtgtgtgtgcgtgtgcatgtgtttacgtgaacgcctgtgtgtgagtgtgcacatgcacgtttgcgtatgtgtgtgtgtgtgtgtgtgtgtgtgtgtgtgtgtgtgcgcgcgcgcgcgagcgtgcgtgtttgtttgtgtttgttgtgtttgtgtgtatcatgtgtgtgtgtgtgtgtgtgtgtgtgtgtgttgtgtgcgtatgtgttagtatGCGTGTGTACGGGGgggtgttatgtctgtgtgttgtatgtgtttgcctGTTTGCCGTGTGCATGCTCgcttgtgtgtttgcgcgtgcctctgtgcgtgtgtgtatgtgtgtgtgtgtgtgtgtgtgtgtgtgtgtgtgtgtgtgtgagtgcgtgtatttaTACTGTTGACGCATTGTCacttgttgtccccccccccccgaccccccgccatccccgccacatccccccccgccaccacccctcctccccccggcaGTGTGGGTCTGATCATCGGCTGTGTGGTGGGAGGCATCATCTGTGTGGCCGTCGTCGTCACCGTCGTCTGCTGCATCCTCAAGAAGCAAGGCTACCGCGGAAGGGTCGTCGGCCCTAACGCCATGGGGCCACCGAGGGGAGGCAACAACGTGACCGTCGTGCACGGTGAGTTACGGGCCCTGAGTAGGGTACGTGGTAGTCcatggatgataataataataataataataataataataataataagacgatTAGAGCGCTGAAAAGTGATTTGTTACATCAGCATGTAATGTACTATTGCCAAACTATTTTCACAATTCCCTTTGTCCTTTAATAATGTCACATGGAAGATACAATCAACCCTctcagttaaaacacacacacacacacacacacacacacacacacacacacacgaacctctTCCTTTCAACACGAACCTCTTCCTTTCAACACGAACCTCTTCCTTTCAACACGAACCTCTACCTCTTCCTTTCAACACCAACCTCTTCCTTTCAACACCAACCTCTTCCTTTCAACACCAACCTCTTCCTTTCAACACCAACCTCTTCCTTTCAACACCAACCTCTACTCTTCCTTTCCAAACAGCCAACCCAACCCTCTTGAACGGACCCGTCCTTCAACACCACCCGGGTCCCTCCCGCCTCCGGGCACGGGTACGTCGGACCTCAACGGGTAGCCATCTTCCTTCACCACGACCCTTCTACACCTCACCAa
This genomic interval from Babylonia areolata isolate BAREFJ2019XMU chromosome 8, ASM4173473v1, whole genome shotgun sequence contains the following:
- the LOC143285313 gene encoding uncharacterized protein LOC143285313 — its product is MAESVSARRVVSAVCCILLTLIEGTAAGEYCWTSDGLDYCHYGCCGSLPQYCCSINVGLIIGCVVGGIICVAVVVTVVCCILKKQGYRGRVVGPNAMGPPRGGNNVTVVHGELRALSRKTHGHGFIWGPVTHVGMREERCNRGGFAEPAAPGYLPTAVGP